In Elaeis guineensis isolate ETL-2024a chromosome 1, EG11, whole genome shotgun sequence, a genomic segment contains:
- the LOC105039359 gene encoding serine/threonine-protein kinase STY13, with product MVEGPKFTGLMGVGGGNDNGNNFYDMAYYRKLGEGSNMSIESGNSLQTTNGGGSIAMSVDNSSVGSSDSHTGILNHPGLRPMPSANYSVNHSRHPGKVSHALNDDALAKALMDPNSPTETLKDYDEWTIDLGKLNMGVPFAQGAFGKLYKGTYNGEDVAIKLLERPENDPERERLMEQQFVQEVMMLANLRHTNVVRFIGACRKPMVWCIVTEYARGGSVRQFLMKRQNRSVPLRLAVKQALDVARGMAYVHGLGFIHRDLKSDNLLIFADKSIKIADFGVARIEVQTEGMTPETGTYRWMAPEMIQHRPYNQKVDVYSFGIVLWELITGMLPFQNMTAVQAAFAVVNKGVRPIIPQDCLPALAEIMTRCWDANPDVRPIFAEVVRMLESAEMEIVNSVRKARFRCCMSQPMTTD from the exons ATGGTGGAAGGCCCGAAATTTACCGGACTTATGGGTGTCGGCGGTGGAAACGACAACGGGAACAATTTCTATGATATGGCGTACTACCGGAAGCTCGGGGAGGGCTCCAACATGTCCATAGAAAGTGGAAATAGCCTACAGACTACCAATGGTGGAGGGTCCATTGCGATGTCGGTGGACAACAGCAGCGTGGGGTCGAGCGACTCCCATACTGGCATCCTCAACCATCCTGGACTTCGTCCCATGCCCTCCGCTAATTATTCTGTGAATCACAGCAGACACCCTGGAAAGGTGTCTCATGCGCTCAATGACGATGCGTTGGCCAAGGCGTTGATGGACCCCAATTCCCCGACGGAGACACTCAAGGATTACGATGAGTGGACCATTGATCTGGGGAAACTCAACATGGGAGTGCCCTTTGCACAGGGGGCCTTTGGAAAGCTTTACAAGGGCACCTACAATGGAGAAGATGTTGCAATTAAGCTGCTAGAAAGGCCAGAGAATGACCCAGAAAGAGAGAGGTTGATGGAGCAGCAGTTTGTGCAGGAGGTCATGATGCTGGCAAACCTGAGGCATACAAATGTGGTTAGGTTTATAGGCGCATGCAGGAAGCCGATGGTTTGGTGCATTGTGACTGAGTATGCAAGGGGTGGCTCAGTTCGGCAGTTCCTGATGAAGAGGCAGAACAGATCAGTGCCTCTGAGGCTGGCTGTCAAACAAGCATTGGATGTTGCTAGGGGAATGGCCTACGTACATGGATTGGGCTTTATTCACAGGGATCTCAAGTCAGACAACCTTCTTATTTTTGCAGACAAATCAATCAAGATTGCTGACTTTGGAGTGGCTCGGATTGAGGTACAAACTGAGGGAATGACTCCAGAGACTGGAACTTACCGTTGGATGGCTCC GGAAATGATCCAGCACAGACCCTACAATCAAAAAGTTGATGTCTATAGCTTTGGTATCGTCTTGTGGGAGCTTATTACTGGTATGCTTCCCTTCCAGAACATGACAGCTGTTCAGGCAGCATTTGCTGTTGTCAACAAGGGTGTGCGTCCAATCATACCACAAGATTGCCTCCCTGCACTTGCTGAGATAATGACCCGCTGCTGGGATGCAAACCCTGACGTACGCCCCATTTTTGCTGAGGTTGTCAGAATGCTGGAGAGTgctgagatggagattgttaactCTGTCCGCAAGGCACGATTCCGTTGCTGCATGTCCCAGCCGATGACCACCGACTGA